The Motilibacter aurantiacus DNA segment GGTTGGGGTTGCCGTAGGCGTCGTAACTGGCGCGACCTTCCAGGCTGCCGGCTGCGCTCGTGACGGCGCGGACCGAGCCGTTCAGCTCGCCGTGAAGATAGTGAGCCGTATCGGTCGCGGTGTCTATCTGCTCGAGCGGTGTGGACGACAGCCCGTACACGTACTCGTGATCGGCATCGCTGAGCAGAGTGGGCACGTCGCGGTTGCGGTCCCAAACGTAAATCTCGACCTGCGCGGAGGGCCCGCTGCCCGCTGTCGTGGTGGCCCGTAGCCCGTCCGCCGAGTAGGTGTGGCTGTAGGCGCCGTCCGTGGCGGTGTGGGCGGTGAGCTGGTTGGCCGCGTTGTAGGTGTAGTGGAGCTGGCCGTCCGGCCCCGTGGTGGCGGTTCGGTTGCCGCGCTGGTCGTAGGTGTAGGTGGTGTCGCCGGCTTCGGTGTGTGTCGCGACCAGCTGGCCGCTGGCAGTGAAGTCCTGCGTGCCTGCCGCGGTGCTTGTGAGGTGGCCAGCTGCGCTGGTGGTGTAGGTCGTGTCTGTCGCGGCGGCCGGTGTGCTCGTCGCGCTCGCCAGCTGCCCGAGGGCGTCGTAGCCGTAGGAGCGGGTGGCGGGAGCGGTGCTCGCCTCTCCGGCTTCGGTAGCGGATGCGAGCAGCCCACTGGGGCTGTAGGCGTAGCTGAAGCTGGCGAGGCTGGCCGAGTTCGGGCCGGTGATGGTCAGCGCGGTGGCTTGGCCAGCCGGGTCGTAGACGTAACCGGTGACCACGCCGTTGGGGTGGGTAAGGGACTTGGTGAGGCCGTCCACCGTCCAGGTGTAGGTCGTGATGCGCCCGGAGCCGTCGTTGACCGAGCTGAGCTGGCCGGCGCTGTCGTAGGCGTAGCTCACGACGCGGCCCGAGGGGTAGGTGATAGCTGTCGTCCGCCCGGCGTTGTCGTGCGCATAGCGCACGTTCTGGCCGGGATGGTCCACGGCGGTGAGCTGGCCGTCCGGGTTGTAGACGTAGGAGGTGGTGCCGGTGCCGTCGACCCTGGTGACGAGCTGTCCGGCAGCGTCGTAGCTGAGGCTGACGTCGGGGGTGGTGTCGCTGTAGTCCGTGCTCAGGAGCCGGTTGGCGGCGTCGTAGGCGTTTGTCGTCTGGGCGCCATCTGCCGCCGTAGTGGCCTTGAGGTTGCCGGCCAGGTCATAGGTGAAGGAGGTGCTCCGGCCATCGGCGTCGGTGGAGGCGACGCGCTTGCCGTCTGCGTCGTAGGCGTGGGTGGTGCTGCTACCGGCGCCGTCCGTGTAGGAGAGCTCGTTGCCGGCCGAGTCGTACGCCCACGCCACGGTGGTGCCATCGTTACGGGTCTGGGTGATGACCCTGCCCGCGCGGTCGTACGTGAGCCGCGTGACGCGGCCCTCCGAGTCGGTCACCCGGGTCTGCCGGCCGGCAGCGTCGTACCGGTAGGCCGTCGTCTTGCCGTTGGGGTCGGTGGAGGTGAGGAGCTGCCCGGCCTTGTCGTAGGTCGCGGTCGACGCAGCCCCGCTGGGCAGCTCGGTACGCGTAGCGTTGCCGTCCGCGTCATAGCTGAAGCGGGTGACGCGACCGAGCTCGTCCGTGATCGAGGACTTGCGGCCCAGTGCGTCGTACGCGGTGGTGGTGGTCTCACCGAGCTCGTTGGTCGAGGTGGTGACGTTGCCGTCCCCGTCGTAGGCGTAGCTGATCGCTCCGCCGTCGGGCTGTACGGCGGACGTGAGCTGGCCGGCGAGGTCGAAGTCGTTCTCGGTCACGCGGTCGAGGGCGTCGGTGACCGTCGTGATGTTGCCGTCGGCGTCGTAGGTGGTTGCCGTCGTGTTCCCGAGGGGGTCGGTGACCGTCGTTACGCGGTCAAGTGCGTCGTAGGTGTAGGTCGTGGTGAACCCGGGCGCGCCACCGCTGCCGCGGGGGTCGGTGGAGCTGACCAGCCTGCCGACATGGTCGTAGGTGGCCGTGCTGCGAGCGCCGGTTGGCGTGATCACTGCGGTGCGATGGCCGGCAGCGTCGTACTCGAACCGAGTGCGGTAGGCCTCCGGGTCGGCGCCGTCTACCGCTCCTCGGGGGTCGACGGTCGACGAGATGGTGCCGTTGGCGTTGACAGTAGAGCGGGTCACCTTGCCCGTAGGGTCGGTGACGGAGAGCTGGTTGCCTCGGCTGTCGAAAGTCGCAGTCGAGACCGCCCCGCTCGGGTCGACCGTGCGGATGACGTCGCCGAGTTCGTCGTAGGACCAGGTGGTGGTGCGCCCCAGCGGGTCGGTGGCGCTCACCCGGTTGCTTTGGGCGTCGTAGCCGTAGGAGGTGACGCCACCCCCGGGGGCTGTGGCTCTGGTGATGTTGCCGGCGACGTCGTAGGCGTAGCGCCACGTGGCCTCGGCGCTCGTCCCCGTGCCCTTGGTCTCACTGGCCAGCACGCCGTCCGTGTACCGCTCGACAGTGACTGCGCCGGAGGGGCTGGTCACCGTCACGGTGCCATTGTCGTAGGCGAACGTCGTCGTCCGCCCGAGCGGGTCTGACTGAGAGACGGCGCGCCCAGCCGAGTCGTAAACGGTGGTGACCACACCCCCACTGGGAAGGGTCTTGCTCGTCAGACGATGCGCGCTGTCATACCCGTACGTCGTGTGCTGGCCGAGCGCATCGGCGGCATCGACAAGATGGCCAGCTGCGTCGTACGTGTAGTCGACGTGGCGGCCGGCAGAGTCCGCGACCCGGCTGATCCGGCCTGCCTCCCACGACACCTGCAGATACCGCCCATGCGCGTCGCTCACCCCGTCCAGACGGCCCCGCACGTAGCTCAACGTCAACGCGTTCCCGTTGAGGTCACGCAAGATCAAGAGCCGGCCACTCGCATCGAACGTGAAGACCTGACGCGACCGCCGCGTGAACGTGAGAGAGCCGTCCGAGTTGCGGACCAGCCTGGCGACGACTCGCGGAGGCGCCGAGTAGCTCCCGTCCGCGCGCCGGTCGAAAGCGACCGTGCTGCCGTTCTCCTCACGCACCGTCACAACGTCGGAGTCGGCCAGCGAAGCACCGGTACCAGCCAGGGACATCGCGTAGGAGTGCGTCCACCCCCGTCCCAGCGGCCCGTCATCAGCGCCCGCGCTCGAGGAATACGTCCGCGTCCACGCCAAGGAAGGCCCGACCCCCGTCAGAGACAGGTCCGACACCGACTCGAAGAGCTCACCCGTCGACGTGTTGATCGGGTCACAGTGACAACGCTGCGGCACATTAGTGCTCGGACTACCACCCGCCCGCCGCTCACCCGGAGCCGGCGCCAACACCGGCAGATCATCGATCCGCAGGATCTTGTCCGACTGAATGTCGGCCAAGTGGATGCGTCCTCGCGCTGTCGCCA contains these protein-coding regions:
- a CDS encoding colicin D domain-containing protein encodes the protein MTAGFENPSALVTVKDAMYVATTYAISRVQASTGETSVLVGQRPQSRPCFIKDSAVAAEVQFCGILELTTDGHYLYTLEYSASNASAIEATPRVVLRRVDLASGATSTIPALNFEVAFREMTGLTVGPGGFLYAASAGRLLKIDPMNAAIEELTAPINGTVLDLAADEEALWLLVQRPWTSDRQIRRFDLRTQELTDATGWLNGESLPAYIASAGAYLYTAGALVRPKNPDGTLDYSKEPQYPLARMAKADGSLLNIAYGMRHVRGLATARGRIHLADIQSDKILRIDDLPVLAPAPGERRAGGSPSTNVPQRCHCDPINTSTGELFESVSDLSLTGVGPSLAWTRTYSSSAGADDGPLGRGWTHSYAMSLAGTGASLADSDVVTVREENGSTVAFDRRADGSYSAPPRVVARLVRNSDGSLTFTRRSRQVFTFDASGRLLILRDLNGNALTLSYVRGRLDGVSDAHGRYLQVSWEAGRISRVADSAGRHVDYTYDAAGHLVDAADALGQHTTYGYDSAHRLTSKTLPSGGVVTTVYDSAGRAVSQSDPLGRTTTFAYDNGTVTVTSPSGAVTVERYTDGVLASETKGTGTSAEATWRYAYDVAGNITRATAPGGGVTSYGYDAQSNRVSATDPLGRTTTWSYDELGDVIRTVDPSGAVSTATFDSRGNQLSVTDPTGKVTRSTVNANGTISSTVDPRGAVDGADPEAYRTRFEYDAAGHRTAVITPTGARSTATYDHVGRLVSSTDPRGSGGAPGFTTTYTYDALDRVTTVTDPLGNTTATTYDADGNITTVTDALDRVTENDFDLAGQLTSAVQPDGGAISYAYDGDGNVTTSTNELGETTTTAYDALGRKSSITDELGRVTRFSYDADGNATRTELPSGAASTATYDKAGQLLTSTDPNGKTTAYRYDAAGRQTRVTDSEGRVTRLTYDRAGRVITQTRNDGTTVAWAYDSAGNELSYTDGAGSSTTHAYDADGKRVASTDADGRSTSFTYDLAGNLKATTAADGAQTTNAYDAANRLLSTDYSDTTPDVSLSYDAAGQLVTRVDGTGTTSYVYNPDGQLTAVDHPGQNVRYAHDNAGRTTAITYPSGRVVSYAYDSAGQLSSVNDGSGRITTYTWTVDGLTKSLTHPNGVVTGYVYDPAGQATALTITGPNSASLASFSYAYSPSGLLASATEAGEASTAPATRSYGYDALGQLASATSTPAAATDTTYTTSAAGHLTSTAAGTQDFTASGQLVATHTEAGDTTYTYDQRGNRTATTGPDGQLHYTYNAANQLTAHTATDGAYSHTYSADGLRATTTAGSGPSAQVEIYVWDRNRDVPTLLSDADHEYVYGLSSTPLEQIDTATDTAHYLHGELNGSVRAVTSAAGSLEGRASYDAYGNPNPGNTAAAITRFGYAGEYTDATGLIYLRARYYDPVTAQFITRDPLEGTTLNPYGYTEGDPLLSTDPLGLFCLTGSRSDGRCRGAGIIDAAVSNPVADVIASGLESGIGQGVSSALIGIGDGASGGLTSDLRNVLSPGAECYITKDGWYYSGIVGGVLAQAAVTGGGATAATSRIETSQVLLRSSRQLQAKFKHAADFGVAGNYSKSNAARFSSALHQHMNRPSTRVVPGTYRGESVVHYLDPSSALNVISRNGEFVSGWRLSSDQLGNVLKNGSLGGG